A window from Myxococcus fulvus encodes these proteins:
- a CDS encoding DUF4105 domain-containing protein, translating into MLRLSLIALGLLGLLLASPAHAQSGLVPPWGTGESQGEDLAISLATFSPGDDVPAWWGHGSLVVEDRKLGVSRLYNYGMFSFDDAMLARFAMGRLEFWVGQARAEATYRYYRAEDRDVRIQELNLTPEQRVQVAKRLADNVLPENREYLYHHYNDNCVTRLRDMIDVATGGQLREADRAPGRMTLREHTRRYTAVNPPMSVLLDFMMNDEIDQPITRWEEAFLPDELELQVASLQVKGADGQLRPLVARQWNYYEASNRPRPPVEPPPWGPWILALGLGLGGAALGLAAWERKKGGRLPRVLLGLENALIGLVLGIPGTALFVMWLVTDHTVTYRNENLFLANPLTLLAIPFGVSLMRGKNPKARTRLFKLWAVLAGSGVLGVVLKVLPPFDQDNWRLIALILPISLGMAGAFGLERLLARLPGGARTSARRDDPVARLEAP; encoded by the coding sequence CTCGCGTCTCCCGCGCATGCGCAGTCGGGGCTTGTGCCCCCCTGGGGCACGGGCGAGAGCCAGGGCGAGGACCTGGCCATCTCGCTGGCCACGTTCAGCCCCGGCGACGACGTGCCCGCCTGGTGGGGCCACGGCTCGCTGGTGGTGGAGGACCGCAAGCTCGGCGTCTCCCGCCTCTACAACTACGGGATGTTCTCCTTCGACGACGCCATGCTGGCCCGCTTCGCCATGGGCCGCCTGGAGTTCTGGGTGGGGCAGGCCCGCGCGGAGGCCACCTACCGCTACTATCGCGCCGAGGACCGCGACGTCCGCATCCAGGAGCTGAACCTCACCCCGGAGCAGCGGGTGCAGGTCGCCAAGCGTCTGGCCGACAACGTCCTGCCCGAGAACCGCGAGTACCTGTATCACCACTACAACGACAACTGTGTCACGCGTCTGCGGGACATGATCGACGTGGCCACGGGTGGCCAGCTGCGCGAGGCGGACCGGGCGCCGGGTCGGATGACGCTGCGCGAGCACACGCGGCGCTACACCGCGGTGAACCCGCCGATGAGCGTGCTGCTCGACTTCATGATGAACGATGAAATCGACCAGCCGATCACGCGCTGGGAGGAGGCGTTCCTCCCGGACGAGCTGGAGCTGCAGGTCGCCTCGCTCCAGGTGAAGGGCGCGGACGGTCAGCTGCGTCCCCTGGTGGCCCGGCAGTGGAACTACTACGAGGCCTCCAACCGCCCGCGTCCTCCCGTCGAGCCGCCGCCCTGGGGGCCCTGGATTCTGGCGCTCGGGCTGGGGCTCGGGGGCGCCGCGCTGGGGCTGGCCGCCTGGGAGCGCAAGAAGGGTGGCCGGCTGCCGCGGGTGCTGCTCGGGCTGGAGAACGCGCTCATCGGGCTGGTGCTGGGCATCCCAGGCACGGCGCTCTTCGTCATGTGGCTGGTGACGGACCACACCGTGACGTACCGCAACGAGAACCTCTTCCTGGCCAACCCGCTGACGCTGCTGGCCATCCCCTTCGGCGTGTCCCTCATGCGGGGCAAGAACCCGAAGGCGCGCACGCGGCTGTTCAAGCTCTGGGCGGTGCTCGCGGGCAGCGGCGTGCTGGGCGTGGTGCTCAAGGTGCTGCCGCCGTTCGACCAGGACAACTGGCGGCTCATCGCGCTCATCCTGCCCATCTCGCTGGGGATGGCGGGGGCCTTCGGTCTGGAGCGCCTGCTGGCGCGGCTGCCGGGCGGGGCGCGGACGTCAGCGCGGAGGGACGACCCCGTCGCTCGGCTCGAGGCACCCTGA
- the prfB gene encoding peptide chain release factor 2 (programmed frameshift), which produces MANDSMEKINGLRERVLALRGHLDLDRKRSRIALIERDSTQPNFWDDNTKAQAMLKEKSTLELSVGAYDKVMRGLDDAQTLLELAAEAGDEDTAREAEGSLEGLDGEVAKLELARMLSGEQDRSSCFMDINAGAGGTDSMDWAAMLLRMYTRYCESKGWKVEINDEVPGEEAGFKNVSLRIEGDFAYGYLKAEVGVHRLVRISPFDANARRQTAFASVDVYPEVDDAIQIDLPEKDIDLKFIRGSGAGGQKVNKTSSTAQLRHIPTGIIVTTQTERSQSANKEMAFKILRGRLYELEMKKREAARDAAEAAKKDISFGSQIRSYVLAPYRMVKDLRTGVETGNVDSVLDGDLEEFITAQLLGVKNPNRNAALD; this is translated from the exons ATGGCGAACGATTCGATGGAGAAGATCAACGGCCTCAGGGAGCGCGTGTTGGCGCTCCGGGGGCATCTT GACCTCGACCGCAAGCGCTCCCGCATCGCGCTGATTGAGCGGGACAGCACGCAGCCGAACTTCTGGGACGACAACACCAAGGCGCAGGCGATGTTGAAGGAGAAGTCCACGCTGGAGCTGAGCGTGGGCGCCTACGACAAGGTGATGCGCGGGCTGGATGACGCGCAGACGCTCCTGGAGCTGGCCGCGGAGGCCGGCGACGAGGACACGGCCCGCGAAGCGGAAGGCTCCCTCGAGGGGCTGGACGGCGAGGTCGCCAAGCTGGAGCTGGCGCGCATGCTCTCCGGCGAGCAGGACCGCAGCAGCTGCTTCATGGACATCAACGCCGGCGCCGGTGGCACGGACTCCATGGACTGGGCGGCCATGCTCTTGCGCATGTACACGCGCTACTGCGAGTCCAAGGGCTGGAAGGTCGAGATCAACGACGAGGTGCCGGGCGAGGAGGCGGGCTTCAAGAACGTCTCGCTGCGCATCGAGGGCGACTTCGCCTACGGCTACCTCAAGGCCGAGGTGGGCGTGCACCGGCTGGTGCGCATCTCCCCCTTCGACGCCAACGCGCGCCGCCAGACGGCGTTCGCGTCCGTGGACGTCTACCCGGAGGTCGATGACGCCATCCAAATCGATCTCCCGGAGAAGGACATCGACCTGAAGTTCATCCGAGGCAGCGGCGCCGGTGGACAGAAGGTCAACAAGACCTCCTCGACCGCGCAGCTGCGCCACATTCCCACGGGCATCATCGTCACCACGCAGACGGAGCGCTCCCAGTCGGCCAACAAGGAAATGGCCTTCAAGATCCTGCGCGGCCGTCTGTACGAGCTGGAGATGAAGAAGCGCGAGGCCGCGCGCGATGCCGCGGAGGCCGCGAAGAAGGACATCTCCTTCGGCTCGCAGATCCGCTCCTACGTGCTCGCGCCCTACCGCATGGTGAAGGACCTGCGCACCGGCGTGGAGACGGGCAACGTGGACTCGGTGCTGGACGGTGACCTGGAAGAGTTCATCACGGCGCAGTTGTTGGGCGTGAAGAACCCCAACCGCAACGCGGCGTTGGATTAG
- a CDS encoding RNA polymerase sigma factor codes for MSPGGVLEIGQDGPAAEAADSRREDAALLARLRQGDSEAFEQLVRTHQDRVYDFCVRMLGDREEAHDLVQEIFVSVHQNVRRFREDARLSTWLFRITKNHCINRLKYLKRRGRGRSEEYDETSDAWVDGPGAPPTPDAALESARERARVQWAISQLDPDARVLVALRDIEGLSYDEIVDITELPEGTVKSRLHRAREKLANLLGRLEP; via the coding sequence GTGTCACCGGGCGGCGTGCTCGAAATCGGACAGGACGGGCCGGCCGCCGAGGCGGCTGACTCCCGGCGTGAGGACGCGGCCCTGCTGGCGCGCCTTCGCCAGGGGGACTCGGAGGCCTTCGAGCAGCTGGTGCGCACCCACCAGGACCGCGTCTACGACTTCTGCGTCCGCATGCTGGGGGACCGCGAGGAGGCGCATGACCTGGTGCAGGAGATCTTCGTCAGCGTGCACCAGAACGTCCGCCGCTTCCGCGAGGACGCGCGGCTGTCCACCTGGCTGTTCCGAATCACGAAGAACCACTGCATCAACCGGCTGAAGTACCTGAAGCGCCGGGGCCGGGGCCGCTCGGAGGAGTACGACGAGACGAGCGACGCGTGGGTGGATGGCCCGGGTGCCCCGCCCACGCCGGACGCCGCCCTGGAGTCCGCGCGCGAGCGGGCCCGGGTGCAGTGGGCCATCTCCCAATTGGACCCCGACGCGCGCGTGCTGGTGGCGCTGCGCGACATCGAGGGGCTGAGCTACGACGAAATCGTGGACATCACGGAGTTGCCCGAGGGCACCGTGAAGAGCCGGCTGCACCGCGCGCGCGAGAAGCTGGCCAATCTCCTGGGGCGGCTTGAGCCATGA
- a CDS encoding anti-sigma factor family protein produces the protein MSQFHRRLPDVDPRMNHREARALFLALADDELPAPQAQAVRTHLDGCDECRHGWEGYARTVQRVRGVEKEKAPPALASLVMTRVRRQRRFGLKGLHMAHMNHRFPVEILIPLLLAAAVAAFLVMAAP, from the coding sequence ATGAGCCAATTCCATCGCAGACTCCCGGACGTGGACCCGCGGATGAACCACCGCGAGGCGAGGGCCCTGTTCCTCGCGCTCGCCGACGACGAGCTGCCCGCCCCCCAGGCGCAGGCGGTGCGCACGCACCTGGACGGCTGCGACGAGTGCCGCCACGGGTGGGAGGGCTATGCGCGCACCGTACAGCGCGTGCGGGGTGTGGAGAAGGAGAAGGCCCCCCCGGCCCTGGCGTCGCTGGTGATGACGCGCGTGCGCCGCCAGCGCCGCTTCGGCCTCAAGGGCCTGCACATGGCGCATATGAACCACCGCTTCCCGGTGGAGATCCTCATCCCCCTGCTGCTGGCCGCCGCCGTGGCCGCCTTCCTGGTGATGGCCGCCCCCTGA